Proteins encoded in a region of the Triplophysa rosa linkage group LG14, Trosa_1v2, whole genome shotgun sequence genome:
- the mtnr1ba gene encoding melatonin receptor type 1B-A yields MPENASLIRNRTDIGQGRAWGNGAGARPTWVVTVLASVLIFTSVVDVLGNVLVIISVLRNRKLRNAGNAFVVSLAFADLLVVCYPYPLVLHAMLHAGWLPDEMECKVSGFLMGASVIGSIFNITAIAINRYCFICQTNTYERFYGRVGTLALLMLVWVCTALAILPNLALGSLTYDPRVYSCTFSQTTSASYTIAVVTVHFLLPIGVVIFCYLRIWVLVLRVRRRVTSDARPRLRPNELRHFLTMFVVFVLFAVCWAPLNLIGLAVAVDPPRVAPMIPDWLFVVSYFMAYFNSCLNAVVYGLLNQNFRREYRRILLSLCKPRLFLQETSRGGTERSNRQSPGNNNNDQPKANTI; encoded by the exons ATGCCCGAGAATGCCTCCCTCATCAGGAACCGGACGGATATCGGGCAGGGTCGCGCGTGGGGTAACGGGGCGGGCGCGCGGCCAACATGGGTTGTTACGGTGCTGGCCAGCGTGCTGATCTTCACGAGTGTGGTGGATGTGCTCGGGAACGTGCTGGTCATCATCTCGGTGCTCAGAAACAGGAAACTGAGAAACGCCG GTAATGCATTCGTAGTGAGCTTGGCTTTCGCCGACCTCCTTGTGGTTTGCTATCCGTACCCTCTGGTTTTGCATGCCATGCTGCATGCGGGCTGGTTGCCGGATGAGATGGAATGCAAGGTGAGCGGTTTCCTGATGGGTGCGAGTGTCATCGGTTCCATCTTCAACATCACCGCCATCGCCATCAACCGCTACTGCTTCATCTGTCAGACGAACACGTACGAGAGATTCTATGGACGCGTGGGAACCCTGGCGCTGCTGATGCTGGTGTGGGTCTGCACCGCCCTAGCCATCCTCCCGAACCTGGCGCTGGGCTCATTGACGTATGACCCCCGGGTTTATTCGTGCACGTTTAGTCAGACGACGAGCGCAAGTTACACCATCGCCGTGGTGACCGTGCATTTCCTGCTTCCCATCGGTGTGGTTATCTTCTGCTACCTGAGGATTTGGGTGCTGGTGCTGCGCGTGAGGAGGCGGGTCACCAGCGACGCCAGGCCACGGCTGCGTCCAAACGAGCTGCGCCACTTCCTTACCATGTTCGTCGTCTTTGTGCTGTTCGCCGTCTGCTGGGCGcccttgaatctgattggcctGGCTGTAGCGGTGGACCCGCCCCGTGTTGCGCCCATGATCCCCGATTGGCTGTTTGTGGTGAGTTATTTTATGGCGTACTTCAACTCCTGCCTGAACGCCGTAGTGTACGGACTGCTCAATCAGAACTTCCGTAGGGAATACCGCAGAATACTCCTGTCGCTCTGTAAGCCACGCCTCTTCCTGCAGGAGACGTCGAGGGGCGGGACCGAGCGCAGCAACAGACAGTCGCCTGGTAACAACAACAATGACCAGCCTAAGGCGAACACAATATAA